In Candidatus Omnitrophota bacterium, the genomic window GCCATCCATGATGAAAGACATTTGGAACAATAAAACCAAATACGATGAATATTTCCGCATCCCTGGCTGGTACGCGAGCGGCGACACCGCGTACAAAGATGAGCAAGGCTACATCTGGTATCAGGGACGGGCGGATGATGTGATCAAGACCGCCGGCGAGCGCGTCGGGCCGTTTGAGGTGGAAAGCGCCCTCGTCGCCCACCCGGCTGTGGCTGAAGCCGGCGTGATCGGCAAGCCGGATGAGCTGCGCGGGAACATCATCAAGGCGTTTGTCGCGCTGCGCAAAGGCTATCAACCCTCTGAGCAGCTCAAGAAGGAGATCGCGGACTTCGTCAAAACGCACATGGCTGCGCATGCCGCCCCCAGAGAAATCGCCTTCGTCGACAAAGTGCCCAAGACCCGCTCCGGCAAAATCATGCGCCGCGTCCTGAGAGCTTGGGATCAGGGATTACCCACGGGCGATATCTCGACGATGGAGGAATAACGGGAATGCGACCCACGACTCATGACCCACGACGCACGACCACGGCATTTTTTGGGTCATGGGTCATGGGTCTTATGTCCTGCGTCGCTGTTGCCTTATTAGCTGGCTGCGGGCAGCCGACGACGATCGGACGAGACTGGAACAAGGTCGACCCGCCAGTCGCAGCTCCCGACTTTAACTTGCAGCAGTTGGATGGCGGCACGGTGACGCTGTCGCAATTCCGCGGGCAGATCGTCATCATCGAGTTCTGGGCCACGTGGTGCCAGCCCTGCCGATTCACGCTGCCATCGCTGGAAAAAATCTATCAACAGTATCGCAGCCGCGGCGTCGTCGTCTTGCTCGCGAATCAAGATGAAGCGCCGGAGAAAATCCGTAAATGGGCCGGCAAGCGGTTCACCGCGCCCATCCTTCTGGATAAAGGCGGACGGATCGCCGTGCGCTACGGCGCGGCCGGCCTTCCGCACCTGCTCATCATCAATACGGAAGGCCAATTCATCTACGCGCACGCCGGCTACGGCGGGGGCCTGGAGCGCAACCTCAAGCTGATTCTCGATCAGCTGCTTGTAGAAAAGGGGTCCGACCCCTATGGCTGATAAACTCATCATCCATAATCTGACGGCCAAGTGCCAGATTGGGCTTACCGAGGAAGAACGAGCCACCCCGCAGACGGTGTGGATCGATCTTGAGTTGGCGATTGACGCGGCCAAGGCGGCCTATCGCGATCGCGTGCAGGATGCGGCGGTCGACTACGCCGAGGTGGTCTCAGCCGTGCAGGGCATTGCCCAGCGAACGCCGTACAATTTGCTCGAAACGCTGGCGGATCATGTGGCGACGTTCGTGCTGGGGAAGTTTCGCGTGCCGTGGGTGCGGGTGAAGGTCAAGAAGCGAGCACTGCCTGGGATCGATCACGCGGCGGTGGAGATTGAGCGGATGCGCCGTCGAGGACGCGTTGGCCGATCCCTCGACTCGGCCTCACGGCCTCGCTCGGGATTCCGGCCCGCGGCCGCCCGCCGCGGGGCTGCATAGGTTGCGCAGGACGATTCAGTTTCCCATAACCGGACCGTCGTCACCGGAAAGCCCATCCGCTGCGCTTCATCAAAAATCAGCTTCGCTAAGTTTTCTGCCGTCGGATTCGCCTCGATCGCAAACACCGGCTCGCCTTGCTGCTGCAGCAGGAGTAGCACCGGATCGTCCTTGCAGAGAATCATCTTGTGATCCAAGTTGCGATCAATCCAGCCCTGAATCGCTCGCTTAATTTCGGTAAAGTCCCGCACCATCCCGCGCCGATCTAGCGCCTCTGACGAGAGTTCAATCTCCACCTTACCGTTATGGCCGTGCAGGTCGCGGCACTTGCCCTCGTAATTGAGCAGCCGATGTCCGTAGCAGAACTGGATGGTTTTCGTAACGGAATACATTTACGCAATCAGTTGGCCGCCGTCGACAAAAATAGTGGAGCCGGTCATAAAGTCCGTGCCTTCGATCAGAAACAACACCGTGTTGACGATATCCTGCGGGCCGCCCCAGCGCTTGAGCGGCACGCGGGCGGCGACGCGGGCTCGGGCGGCTTGGCTCATATCTGGCGGAGGAAGAATCGGTCCGGGGGCAATCGCCACGACCTGAATCGAGGGGGCCAGTTCCTTGGCTAACGTTTTCGTCAGGCCAATGATGCCGGCTTTCGAGACGCAGTAGGGCAGGTAGTCGCGGTACGGCCGCACGGCCGCCCAGTCGGCGAAATTGATGATTTTGCCGCCGCTGCGCTTGCGCATCAGCCGGCTGGCGTAGAGCGCGCAGAGAAACGGTCCCCTGAGGTTGGTATTCATGGTCTGGTCCCAGGCCGCTTCGGAGAGCTGCGTAAACGGCGCGCGAAGAAAATTGGAGGCGCTGTTGATGAGCACATCCAGTCGGTGGAACCGTCGGTCGATGCGCTCCATCAGCCGCCGCACATCAGCTGCGCGGGACACATCCGCCTTCACCGCGAGCGTTCCAACGCCGGCGCGCTCGATGGCGGCGGCCGTCTCGCCGGCCTCGCGGGACGAGGTGCGGTACGAGAACGCCACATGCGCACCCCGGTGAGCGGCGGCGAGGGCGATGGCGCGGCCGAGCCGTTTCGCGCCCCCGGTCACTAAGACAACGCGTCCGCTAAGATGCATGGCGTGATGTTCAGCGTGTGGATGTGTGAGGACTTACGAGCTTGGAGAGGTCGGGAACCGCTGCTGCAGCTTCTCAGCCATCTGGTTGATCGATTTCGCCAGATCTTCGAGCGCATCGCCCTGGCGCAGGGTGATCCGCTGGGACAAATCGCCGTTGCCGATCGCCTCAAGCGTTCGTTTCAGGCGCGACATCGGCCCGATGACCCGGTGACTCTGCTGAATGCCGAGGACAAAGATGATCGGGATGGAGACGAGCAATTCGACGAGCAGGGTCATCGTGACGGCGAGCAGCCCCACGACGACATGCTCGCGCAGCAACTCCGGCTGGTACATGTTCCGCCAGAGGATGGTGCTGGTGACAAAGCCGCTGACGACGGCGATCAGCAGCACGCCCATCAGCACGCGGGAGACAAACCGAAGCTGGTACGGCCGGTCGACCAGATATTGTCTTCGCTGATACACCGCTGCGCGATTCAGTGGCATGGACAGTAGTATAGTCGCTTGATTGACTTTTGTCATCAGCTTTGTTACAACTGCTGTCAGAGAATGGAGTTACCCCATACCGCATGTCTCCTCGAAAGCCAGCCGTCTGCGCGCTCATCAGCGGAGGGGTGGATAGCGCCATCTTGGTCGATCGGCTGCAGGCCTCCGGCTGCCGCGTGCTTCCTCTGTATGTGCGGGCGGGATTGCGCTGGGAATCGGCTGAGATTTTTTGGGTCCGGCGGCTCCTTTCGGCGATGACGACAAGCCGCATGCTTCCGCTTCACATCATCGCCATGCCGATGGCCTCGGTCTACGGCAGGCACTGGAGCCTGACGGGGCCAGGCGTTCCAGGCGCGCGCAGCCGTGACGCGGCGGTCTATCTTCCCGGACGCAATCTCCTCCTCAGCGCCGCCGCGGCGATCGCTTGCGCGCCGCATCAGATCACGACGATCGCCCTGGGCATTCTCAAGGGCAATCCGTTCGGCGATGCCACCCCGCAATTTTTTCGGCGGCTCTCCGCGTGCCTGACCCAAGCGCTTGGCGCGCCGATTCGCATCACGACGCCGCTGGCGCGGATGGCGAAGCCCGAGTGGCTGCGGCGGCACACGACCGCTCCCCTCGCCTTGACGTTTTCCTGCCTCGCGCCCGCGGGGCATGGGCACTGCGGCCGGTGCAACAAGTGCGCCGAGCGGCAGCGCGCCTTTCGAGCCGCCGGCATCACTGATCCCACTGCCTATGCAACAAGGTAAAAGGCTTTTTGATTTTTCCTTGGACTGATCATGACGTGGTATGCATCATCAATTGGGAAGAAAGTGTTGATGGCCGTCTCCGGCCTGCTGTTGCTGGGGTTTGTGATCGCGCATCTGCTGGGCAATTTGCTGATTTTCGCCGGCCCCCAGGCGCTGAATGATTACGCGCGTCACTTACGAGAGCTGGGGCCCATCCTCTGGCTGGCCCGCTTCTTCCTCATCGTCACCGCCATCGTGCACATCTACGCGTCGATTCAGGTGACGCGTGAAAATCGCGCCGCGCGTCCGCATGGTTATCGGCGGCCGCGCATGAGGGAAACCTCGCTCGCCGCCCGCACGATGATGTTCTCCGGACTGCTCGTGATCGTCTATCTCATCTACCATCTCTTGCATTTCACCTTCCGTGTGACCCATCCGGATATTTCGCACGGCATCGATGCTCTAGGACATCCCAATGTGTACGCGATGGTCGTGCGCAGCTTTCAGCTCCCCGCCGTGTCGGTCGCGTATCTCATCGGCATGACGGCGGTGTGGATGCACCTGATGCACGGCATCGGCAGCGCGTTTCAAACGCTGGGGCTCACGAACGAGCGCACGCTTGCCGCGCTGCGCCTCGGGGGCCGGCTGCTGGCGGGCGTCTTGTATCTCGGCTACGTCTCGATTCCCTTGGCCGTCCTCTTTGGGGTTGTGAGCCTTCGATGAGCCTTGACGCGCACATGCCCACCGGCCCGCTGCCTGAACAATGGCAGCGTCACACGCTAGCCCTCAAGCTGGTCAATCCGGCCAACCGCCGCAAGTATCGCGTGATCATCGTCGGCACGGGACTCGCCGGCGCTTCAGCCGCCGCGTCGCTGGCGGAGATGGGCTACAGCGTTGAGTGCTTCTGTTATCAAGACAGCGCTCGCCGGGCGCACAGCATTGCGGCCCAAGGGGGCATCAACGCGGCGAAAAATTACCCCAATGACAACGACAGCGTCGAGCGGCTCTTCCACGACACCATCAAGGGCGGCGATTTCCGCTCGCGCGAAGCCAACGTCTATCGATTGGCCCAAGTCAGCAACGCCATCATCGATCAGTGCGTCGCGCAAGGGGTCCCGTTTGCGCGGGAATACGGCGGCTCACTGGCCAATCGCTCCTTCGGCGGCGCGCAAGTCTCTCGCACCTTTTATGCGCGCGGCCAGACCGGCCAGCAGCTCTTGCTGGGCGCGTACCAAGCGCTCATGCGGCAGGTGGCGGCGAAACGCGCCGTCGTCCACAGCCGCGCCGAGCTGCTCGATGTCGTGGTGGCTGATGGCCAGGCCGCCGGCATCATCATCCGGGATTTGGTCACGGGAGCCATCACCGCGCATGCGGCCGACGCCGTTGTGCTCGCGACCGGCGGCTACGCCAACGTGTTTTATCTGTCCACCAATGCCACGGGGTGCAATGTCACCGCCACCTACCGGGCGTATCTC contains:
- a CDS encoding TlpA family protein disulfide reductase, whose translation is MRPTTHDPRRTTTAFFGSWVMGLMSCVAVALLAGCGQPTTIGRDWNKVDPPVAAPDFNLQQLDGGTVTLSQFRGQIVIIEFWATWCQPCRFTLPSLEKIYQQYRSRGVVVLLANQDEAPEKIRKWAGKRFTAPILLDKGGRIAVRYGAAGLPHLLIINTEGQFIYAHAGYGGGLERNLKLILDQLLVEKGSDPYG
- a CDS encoding 6-carboxytetrahydropterin synthase, whose product is MYSVTKTIQFCYGHRLLNYEGKCRDLHGHNGKVEIELSSEALDRRGMVRDFTEIKRAIQGWIDRNLDHKMILCKDDPVLLLLQQQGEPVFAIEANPTAENLAKLIFDEAQRMGFPVTTVRLWETESSCATYAAPRRAAAGRNPERGREAESRDRPTRPRRRIRSISTAA
- a CDS encoding SDR family oxidoreductase, with the translated sequence MHLSGRVVLVTGGAKRLGRAIALAAAHRGAHVAFSYRTSSREAGETAAAIERAGVGTLAVKADVSRAADVRRLMERIDRRFHRLDVLINSASNFLRAPFTQLSEAAWDQTMNTNLRGPFLCALYASRLMRKRSGGKIINFADWAAVRPYRDYLPYCVSKAGIIGLTKTLAKELAPSIQVVAIAPGPILPPPDMSQAARARVAARVPLKRWGGPQDIVNTVLFLIEGTDFMTGSTIFVDGGQLIA
- a CDS encoding HAMP domain-containing protein, whose amino-acid sequence is MPLNRAAVYQRRQYLVDRPYQLRFVSRVLMGVLLIAVVSGFVTSTILWRNMYQPELLREHVVVGLLAVTMTLLVELLVSIPIIFVLGIQQSHRVIGPMSRLKRTLEAIGNGDLSQRITLRQGDALEDLAKSINQMAEKLQQRFPTSPSS
- a CDS encoding 7-cyano-7-deazaguanine synthase, which codes for MSPRKPAVCALISGGVDSAILVDRLQASGCRVLPLYVRAGLRWESAEIFWVRRLLSAMTTSRMLPLHIIAMPMASVYGRHWSLTGPGVPGARSRDAAVYLPGRNLLLSAAAAIACAPHQITTIALGILKGNPFGDATPQFFRRLSACLTQALGAPIRITTPLARMAKPEWLRRHTTAPLALTFSCLAPAGHGHCGRCNKCAERQRAFRAAGITDPTAYATR
- a CDS encoding succinate dehydrogenase cytochrome b subunit — its product is MTWYASSIGKKVLMAVSGLLLLGFVIAHLLGNLLIFAGPQALNDYARHLRELGPILWLARFFLIVTAIVHIYASIQVTRENRAARPHGYRRPRMRETSLAARTMMFSGLLVIVYLIYHLLHFTFRVTHPDISHGIDALGHPNVYAMVVRSFQLPAVSVAYLIGMTAVWMHLMHGIGSAFQTLGLTNERTLAALRLGGRLLAGVLYLGYVSIPLAVLFGVVSLR